CGGGCCAGGGCGACGGGGTGATCGGGGATGGGGAAGGGCAGCCGCGCCATGACGACGCACGACAGGGCCGCCCCGGGGACGTCGACCCCCTCCCAGAAGCTGTCGGTGCCCAGCAGCACCCATCCTGCCCCCTCCGCCTCGCGAAAGGTGTCGAGCAGCGCGGTGCGGGGCATGTCCCCCTGACAGAGCAGCCCGATCCCGTAGGGCTCGAGGCAGGATGCCAGCCGAGCCCGGGTCTCAGCCAGCGCCCGGTACGACGTGAACAGGCAGAAGGTGCGCCCGCCCAGCCTTCGCGCCACGTCCGCGACGAGCCGGGCCAGGTGCTCCGCATAGGGAGAGGCGTCGACGTCGGGCATGTCGACGGGGACGGCCAGCAGCGCCTGTCGACGAAAGTCGAAGGGCGACGGGATGACGCACTCCAGCACCCGGCCGTCGTCACGCACCACCGACGGGGCACCCGCGTCCCCCACGACCACCCGCCAGACGCCGTCCTCCTCTTGCTCCACCAGCAGCTCGGACTCGGGCGCCGGGCTCTCACCCCTCTCTCCCACCGAGAAGTCGCCTGGCGTCGGCCGATCCCCCAGTCCCCACCGACGGCGCACCGCGTCCATCCGTCCGTCGCAGGCCAGGGTGGCGCTGGTCAGCACCGCCGCCCTGACCTGACCCAGCAGCTCACCCGCCAGCACCGGCCCCACGTCCAGAGGAGCCGCCCGCAGGGTCAGCTCCGAGGAGGGGCCGGCCTCCAGCCAGTAGACCGCGTCGTCGTCTTGCGCCTCGGTCCACTGCCGCAGGGCTTCTGCGGTCTGCTGCGCCCATCGGGCCAGCGCGCGCAGCTCGACGACCCGGTCGTCGGCGGGAGAGACGCCCTCGCCCGCCTCCTCCACCTCCAGCGTCTCGGCCAGCCGCTGCGCCGTCGAGGCCAGGTGCTCCAGCGAGTCGGTGGCGGCATCCAGGGCCGACGCGGGCACCCACCGGCTGGACTCGCCCGGGCGAAGGCGCACCGTGCGGGCAACGCCGCTCTCCAGCCCCCGTCCGTCGACGGGGGCCACGAGCGCGGCCCGCCCGAGCCCGTCAAGGACCAGCCGCACGTCCTCCAGTGCCGCCGTGGCGGCCTGTGAGAGGGCCCGCCCGCTGCGCCCACGTGCCACCCGCTGCAGACGCCCCAAGAGCGCCGAGCGCCGGAGCTCCAGCCCCAGGTGCCCTGTCGCCACGTCGTCGAGGTGATGGGCCTCGTCCACCACCAGGTAGCGAAAGGGCGGCAACACGGCGGCGTCGGCGCCCCCCGCCTCCCGCCTCACCACCAGGTCGGAGAGCAGCAGGTGGTGGTTGGCCACGATGAGTTGTGCCTGCAGCATACGCTGGCGAGCCGCGAAGTAGAAGCACGTCTCGTAGAAGGGACACCGCCGGCGACTGCACCGGTCCGGGTGGGCGGCGACCAGGCTCCAGACGTCGCCCCCCACGCCCGCCGGGGCAGTCGAGAGGCTGCCATCGTCGGTGGCGTCGGCCCAGCGGGCCAGGCGGTCGACGACGTCGGTGGACGGCGTCTCGACCTCCAGCGCCTCGAGCCAGGAGGCCTGCCCCTGCCGCACCCGCTCGAGGCGAAGACGGCAGAGGTAGTTGCCCCAGCCCTTGGCCACCGCGCTGGTCAAGGGGCGTCCCAGGGCGCGCTGCACGACGGGGAGGTCCCGTACCGTCAGCTGCTCCTGGAGGTGGATGGTGTAGGTGGCCACCACCGCCCGGGCCTCCGGGCCCTCCTCCAGCAGCCGCGACGCCAGCGGCAGGAGATAGGCCAGCGACTTGCCCGTGCCGGTGCCGGCTTCGATGAGGGCGACGGCCCCCGTTTCGAGGGTCCGCGCCACCTGCCGGGCCATCCACTCCTGGGGGAGGCGGCGCTCCCACCGGCCACCCAGCGCGCCGGCCAGAGGCCCCTCATCGTCGAAGAGTGCGCCCACTCCGTCCGGATGCGCGGCCACACCGACCCCCCTGCCCGGCGCCCGGGAGGCCGACCCGCCGCTTGCTGAGCCAGCCGCCGGGGCGTCAACCGAGCGCGGAGGGCACCTTCGCCCCCGCCGGGGAGACTCCCTGCCCGTGCGCGGCGGTCGGCCCCGCCATTGCCAGCGGTCGGCGGGCTCGCAGCGCCGACCGGCGCAACTCGACCCAGCGGCTCAACG
This genomic interval from Limnochorda sp. LNt contains the following:
- a CDS encoding ATP-dependent DNA helicase, yielding MAAHPDGVGALFDDEGPLAGALGGRWERRLPQEWMARQVARTLETGAVALIEAGTGTGKSLAYLLPLASRLLEEGPEARAVVATYTIHLQEQLTVRDLPVVQRALGRPLTSAVAKGWGNYLCRLRLERVRQGQASWLEALEVETPSTDVVDRLARWADATDDGSLSTAPAGVGGDVWSLVAAHPDRCSRRRCPFYETCFYFAARQRMLQAQLIVANHHLLLSDLVVRREAGGADAAVLPPFRYLVVDEAHHLDDVATGHLGLELRRSALLGRLQRVARGRSGRALSQAATAALEDVRLVLDGLGRAALVAPVDGRGLESGVARTVRLRPGESSRWVPASALDAATDSLEHLASTAQRLAETLEVEEAGEGVSPADDRVVELRALARWAQQTAEALRQWTEAQDDDAVYWLEAGPSSELTLRAAPLDVGPVLAGELLGQVRAAVLTSATLACDGRMDAVRRRWGLGDRPTPGDFSVGERGESPAPESELLVEQEEDGVWRVVVGDAGAPSVVRDDGRVLECVIPSPFDFRRQALLAVPVDMPDVDASPYAEHLARLVADVARRLGGRTFCLFTSYRALAETRARLASCLEPYGIGLLCQGDMPRTALLDTFREAEGAGWVLLGTDSFWEGVDVPGAALSCVVMARLPFPIPDHPVALARAERLRRLGLHPFREDALPRAVVKFRQGFGRLVRSQQDRGAVVVADRRLLTRPYRASFLGALPRCQLLVAPAERIVREVGAWVAMPPR